The Candidatus Manganitrophaceae bacterium sequence CGCAATCCCTACTATGCGATCGTCAATGCAGATGGGACTTACAAGATTGGGGACATTCCTGCTGGAAAATATGAGCTCAAGGCCTTTCATCCGGCCCTTGGCTTCAAGAAGCAGACGATTACCGTATCAGGCGGTGCGGATGCTGCGGGTAACTTTGAATTTGCAAAAAAATAAGCGCCTGTTGTTGAAAAAGGGGAGCGCATTTAAGCGCTCCCCTTTTTTTTGTGCCCTGGTTTCTTGTTAATCCGGAAGCTTCCTAGCAACAGCCTCCCGGTTCACAGCACGCTTCATCGTTTGATGTATCAGATACAGATATATCGGACGCGTCAGGCGAGGACTCCCTCACCACAAAGGCCTCTCCCTGAGTGACGACAAAGGAAGATTTATAAGGGGCCTGCTGAAGTTTGGCCGCCGTATCTGTGCAGACCTCGACCTCCTGGTCTCTTGGAAAGAGGTGCCCCTCTTCATCGATGACGGCCTGCATCGGTCCCAGATATACCGCCTTCTGGCCGATATGGGTACACCCCGCCTTTTTCTCGAATTTGTAACCCCGAATGACTACGGAATAAAAGCGGTATCCCTCGACCTCCTTCCAGAGATCTTTCTTGATAATCGAAAGTCCATAAAAACCGGCCCGCTCCAGATTGGCCAGGTATTCCTCTTCGGTCAGCGCCCCGGAAACACACTCCCCCCACAATCGGGGATTGGCCTTCATTCCCTCTGGGACCGGTTTTTCCGAGATGGTATCGGAAATGACAATGCGCCCGAAGTCTTTTAATACCCGCCAGATCTCAATGAAGACCCGTTTTTTATCGGGAGAAAGGTTGATCACGCAGTTGGAGGTGATCAGATCGGCAAACTGATCGGGCAGAGGGATCTCTTCAAGGTAGCCCTTTTTAAATTCGATATTCTCATACCCAAGATTTGCGACCACCTTTTCTTTTGCCTCATGCGCTTTTTTCAGCATCCGATCGGTCATGTCAATTCCGACCACCTGACCCTCGGGTCCCACCTTTTTTGCGGCGATAAAACAGTCGATTCCACCGCCTGATCCAAGATCAACCATCACCTCTCCAGTCTGTATCCCTGCAAGACCGATCGGGCTTCCGCAGCCATAGGAAATTTCCAGAACCTCTTTCGGAATATGGTCACAGTCCTCCGTTGGGTATCCCTCGGGGCAGCAGAGTTCGGGCTGGGGGGATTCGGCGGCATCCCCGTAGAAATCACTGACCACACGCCTTGAATAGTCGAGATCGACGGATAAAACACAGGCCGATCGGGAAAGCGCCACTTCAAAGCCGTCGCGGGAGGAAGAACCGGGGGGGGCATCGTCCCGAATGGCGCCTTCTCCCATTACCGCAAAGAGGATCGGCCGGTCATAGCCGGAGGGTGTTTTCTGGCGCGACCCTTCTTCGGCAAGGGTAGAGAGGACCTCCAGTATCCATTTTTCATTAAAATCCGAAAAGGGATCTTCTCCCATCACTTGTTTGCTATAAAGAAAGGAGTGCTCCAGGTCCCCACCGCCGCAGAGATACTTGAGATAGCAGTCCTTGCATTTGGCCTTTCTCTGTACCGTGCCCTTTCGGATTTCAAGTGCGACTGGGGATGTCCTCCAGATATTTTCAAGTGAATCTTCCACGGGGTTTCCCATCTTCAATGAAGGGATTCCTGCCAGGGCCGCCGAGGGATAGACTTGACCGTCGGCATAAACACAAAGTGACTCGTAGGCGGTATTTGAAAGATCGGATTTTACGCCGGCCCGTCCCATTAGCCGGTCTTTGAGAGAATCGAGGTTGTCAAAGGTCATCCCGGCTTGTTCTGTCGCCCGTCTGACCTTGATGAATGCCTCCAGCAATGACGCAGCAGTGGGAGAGGAGAGTGCCTCCGAATCAAGGCCTCTCCCGCGATGATGGCTCAGCAAAAGATGGATATTTTTAATCCCGAGTGAGGAGGCAAGGTGGACCATCTCTGTTAAAGCAGAGATATTGGATCGGTTGACAACCGTCGTCAGGGTAGGAGAAAACCCCAGGCCGATCGCCTCCTTAATACCGCGAACGGCGGCATCAAAGGTCCCTTTCCCCCGAATCGGATCATTGATTCCCGCGGTGGGACCATCCAGACTGATCTGTAGTTTCAAGCGAAGGGGATCATAGCCAGCCAGGCGCTTTAACTTCTCACCGCGAAAGAGCATGGCATTCGTCAGGATAATCAACTCCGTTTTTGTCTCGGGAGGCAGAATTCGGTCAATCAGGTCAAAGATATCGTCGCGAAGAAAAGGCTCCCCTCCGGTGATGTAGAATCGGGTCACGCCCAGCGCTCGCCCCTGATCAATTGTTTTGTACCAGAATTCCGTCCCCTCCCCTGGAAGGCCGCTTGGAGAAGAATCGACCAGGCAATGAGCACAGGAGAGGTTGCAGGCGTTGGTCACATGGAGCCAGAGGTCTGAAAGATGGTCAAGCTTCAGTACTTCTCCCCTTCCGGGGTAGGGGGCACGGTGGAAGGGCTGCGTGGAAATAAAACCGCTCCGAAGGGCATCCTGCAGAAATGTCCGGCAATGCAGCCAGCCCTTCGTCCAATCCACTCTTTCTTCCCGGCAATACCGGGCAACGATCTCGGTAAAGTTTCTCCCATCAAGGGACCTCATCAGATCTGCGCCACGAGCGTCCGTCGCAATCCAATGGGGTTCCTCCGGATCAA is a genomic window containing:
- a CDS encoding methyltransferase domain-containing protein: MISVHFEEKSRFFAPVYQEHSSHGLNVLIDPEEPHWIATDARGADLMRSLDGRNFTEIVARYCREERVDWTKGWLHCRTFLQDALRSGFISTQPFHRAPYPGRGEVLKLDHLSDLWLHVTNACNLSCAHCLVDSSPSGLPGEGTEFWYKTIDQGRALGVTRFYITGGEPFLRDDIFDLIDRILPPETKTELIILTNAMLFRGEKLKRLAGYDPLRLKLQISLDGPTAGINDPIRGKGTFDAAVRGIKEAIGLGFSPTLTTVVNRSNISALTEMVHLASSLGIKNIHLLLSHHRGRGLDSEALSSPTAASLLEAFIKVRRATEQAGMTFDNLDSLKDRLMGRAGVKSDLSNTAYESLCVYADGQVYPSAALAGIPSLKMGNPVEDSLENIWRTSPVALEIRKGTVQRKAKCKDCYLKYLCGGGDLEHSFLYSKQVMGEDPFSDFNEKWILEVLSTLAEEGSRQKTPSGYDRPILFAVMGEGAIRDDAPPGSSSRDGFEVALSRSACVLSVDLDYSRRVVSDFYGDAAESPQPELCCPEGYPTEDCDHIPKEVLEISYGCGSPIGLAGIQTGEVMVDLGSGGGIDCFIAAKKVGPEGQVVGIDMTDRMLKKAHEAKEKVVANLGYENIEFKKGYLEEIPLPDQFADLITSNCVINLSPDKKRVFIEIWRVLKDFGRIVISDTISEKPVPEGMKANPRLWGECVSGALTEEEYLANLERAGFYGLSIIKKDLWKEVEGYRFYSVVIRGYKFEKKAGCTHIGQKAVYLGPMQAVIDEEGHLFPRDQEVEVCTDTAAKLQQAPYKSSFVVTQGEAFVVRESSPDASDISVSDTSNDEACCEPGGCC